The Saccharomonospora cyanea NA-134 genome includes a region encoding these proteins:
- a CDS encoding Rv1355c family protein, translating into MTVHFDETCSATVLDERDPRDAAEVERLRAVPGTEVRDLCPDQSAELRAVAGDHAVDETEGSRWVHYPWRATLVRILGPTAYRELRLSRNRNKITPAEQEAHATRTVAVAGAGAGHAVALGLVLEGLVGALRIADREPVGTTDLNQLPGSLVDAGLNRTVALARRIAELDPYLTVSTRPEGLDVAEVREFVEGADLVIDAADELAVRLALREQARALRVPVLAATPDRGTVDVERFDLDPERPPFHGLLAGFTADMFAGLPAAAAVPFLPRILGGEGISSRMAASLFLIGESLPAWPQLGGDVLQAAAGIVAAVRRIDELPSGRAHLDVAARLDELAEPQVPQDLPPFEPVGRWRNLADPASDVETIVRAGQLAPSAGNCQPWRIAARNGAVRVELDEKYTSAIDVGFRASYVAIGAAVQNMRIAAAARAVLGDVELFPDDSAVAVLSLGDGRTKRLADAYEPMLRRVTNRQAVDPDRAVPDEVLATLTAEAREHGGELAVVTGGQAATTAGEIIASADRVRYLVPDLHREMVSEMRDPRVESVERGLDVRSLELGVGAPVLDLVRRADVMAELAGTDDPATRGLQGRALVASYPALVAVLTPGGEPIDYVRGGQAVESVWIAATAAGLSARPAVPLFLYARHDAELASLGGRYADELAVMRRDLYTALGVPEGREIALLLLLGYAPEPSAISLRSPETAVTG; encoded by the coding sequence GTGACCGTCCACTTCGATGAGACCTGCTCGGCGACGGTGCTCGACGAGCGCGATCCGCGGGACGCGGCCGAGGTCGAGAGGTTGCGGGCGGTGCCCGGGACCGAGGTCCGCGACCTCTGTCCGGACCAGTCGGCCGAACTCCGCGCGGTGGCGGGTGACCACGCGGTGGACGAGACGGAAGGAAGCCGCTGGGTGCACTACCCGTGGCGGGCCACGCTGGTGCGGATTCTCGGCCCCACTGCCTACCGAGAGCTCCGGCTCTCCCGCAACCGCAACAAGATCACCCCGGCCGAGCAGGAGGCGCACGCCACCCGCACCGTCGCCGTCGCGGGCGCCGGGGCAGGCCACGCGGTCGCGCTCGGCCTGGTGCTGGAGGGCCTGGTCGGTGCCCTGCGGATCGCCGACCGGGAGCCAGTCGGAACCACCGACCTGAACCAGCTTCCCGGTTCGCTCGTCGACGCCGGCCTCAACCGGACGGTGGCGCTGGCACGCCGGATCGCCGAACTCGACCCGTACCTCACCGTGAGCACACGGCCCGAGGGGCTGGACGTGGCGGAAGTTCGTGAGTTCGTCGAGGGAGCCGACCTCGTCATCGACGCCGCCGACGAGTTGGCGGTCCGATTGGCGCTGCGCGAGCAGGCTCGCGCCCTGCGGGTCCCGGTGCTCGCGGCGACCCCGGACCGGGGCACCGTCGACGTGGAGCGGTTCGACCTCGACCCGGAACGCCCGCCCTTCCACGGGCTGCTCGCCGGCTTCACCGCCGACATGTTCGCCGGGCTGCCCGCGGCCGCCGCTGTGCCGTTCCTCCCGAGAATCCTCGGCGGGGAGGGGATCTCCTCCCGGATGGCGGCCTCCCTGTTCCTGATCGGCGAGTCACTGCCCGCGTGGCCACAGCTCGGCGGGGACGTCCTGCAGGCAGCGGCGGGGATCGTGGCCGCGGTGCGCCGGATCGACGAGCTGCCCTCCGGCCGGGCGCACCTCGACGTGGCCGCGCGGCTGGACGAGCTGGCCGAGCCGCAGGTTCCCCAGGACCTGCCCCCGTTCGAGCCGGTCGGACGCTGGCGCAACCTCGCCGACCCGGCGTCGGACGTCGAGACGATCGTGCGGGCGGGGCAACTCGCTCCGTCGGCGGGCAACTGCCAGCCGTGGCGGATCGCCGCCCGGAACGGCGCCGTCCGCGTCGAACTCGACGAGAAGTACACCTCGGCGATCGACGTCGGGTTCCGGGCCAGCTACGTGGCGATCGGGGCCGCGGTGCAGAACATGAGGATCGCCGCCGCGGCGCGCGCGGTGCTCGGTGACGTGGAGCTGTTCCCCGACGACTCCGCCGTCGCCGTGCTGAGCCTGGGAGACGGCCGGACCAAGCGTCTCGCCGACGCCTACGAGCCGATGCTGCGGCGGGTCACCAACCGCCAGGCGGTCGACCCGGACCGCGCCGTTCCCGACGAGGTGCTGGCCACCCTCACCGCGGAGGCCCGTGAGCACGGAGGCGAGCTCGCGGTCGTGACGGGAGGGCAGGCCGCCACCACGGCGGGGGAGATCATCGCCAGCGCGGACCGGGTGCGTTACCTGGTGCCCGACCTGCACCGGGAGATGGTCTCGGAGATGAGGGACCCCCGGGTCGAGTCGGTCGAGCGCGGGCTCGACGTGCGGTCACTCGAACTCGGGGTCGGCGCGCCGGTCCTCGACCTCGTGCGGCGCGCGGACGTGATGGCGGAACTCGCGGGCACCGACGACCCGGCCACGCGGGGACTGCAGGGACGGGCCCTGGTGGCCTCGTACCCGGCACTCGTCGCGGTGCTGACCCCCGGCGGCGAGCCGATCGACTACGTGCGGGGTGGCCAGGCGGTGGAGAGCGTGTGGATCGCGGCCACGGCGGCCGGTCTGTCGGCGCGGCCCGCGGTACCACTGTTCCTCTACGCCCGCCACGATGCCGAGCTGGCGTCGCTCGGTGGCCGGTACGCCGACGAGCTCGCGGTCATGCGGCGGGACCTGTACACCGCGCTGGGGGTGCCCGAGGGCCGCGAGATCGCGCTCCTCCTGCTGCTGGGTTACGCGCCCGAACCGAGTGCGATCAGCCTCCGCAGCCCGGAGACCGCCGTGACAGGGTGA
- a CDS encoding non-ribosomal peptide synthetase: MTSGQLIKPTIPRRRVAGGPAPLSFAQEGVWLADQLRPGEPTYTMPMALRLRGHLVRSALAGALTDVVARHPALRTTVVAPEGQPVQLVHPTGAPVLTTTDLSSLPAAERYPEALRRADQEARRPLDPARAVLRTRLYRLDADDHLLFLAVHHIVWDGWSISVFYRDLSEFYRRRTVGGGPDLPELPIEYADYATWQREQPGPASLAADLEYWRAELAGGVLPLELPSARPPDPTDRGAAVARHLVPADTLASMSALARAERVSPFMVLTTALHAVLHRLTGVPSVNTSFASANRDRAELEDLIGLFVNQLVLRTDCADDPTFRDLLRQVRTKTLRAFRHAALPYESLVRDLGLGTDPNADLLGQVRLGYQNATDSSLLWLPGLDTEVIDLHSGASREKLDLVATEQPEGLDLAAVYATGRFDELSVTRLLHRLARTTAAGCAEPDLPLSRLPLLVEDEAVELVRAGSAERSAEPDDTVAGTVRAQIARTPGAVALVDGERTVTYAELGERVRALSAVLHEHGVRPGDAVAVHLERSVDFVVTALALFDRAAHYVPLDPGLPQARSEFMLADTAPVLVVTADADTDFPVPTLVLEPGWHDRVDPPDVPAAELRPGDCAYVMYTSGSTGRPKGAMVPHSGVVNIARHHQRLVPLGPGDRVLHSASLAFDLSVVQLYWPLATGATVVIAPSEATADVRALTALARKEQVTVVSMVPSVLSTYLAADPPPLPALRVVFAAGEALGTELVRRTHRYAPVPVINCYGPTEATVIAVMWELRPEDELPATIPIGRPVTGVRCHVLDAELRPVPLGAVGELYLGGAGVSAGSGYFRRPRLTAERYVPDPFGEPGGRLYRTGDLVRLYGDGTLYYLGRADRQLKLNGVRMEPGEIQAVLEEHPDVADSYVTVRDERLVAYVVGRGGRVPAEADLHTAASAALPRQMVPSRFVVLDRMPLTPNGKLDTDALPEPDSRATAERAFVEPRTPTERVVAAGMAEVLGLERVGATDDYFLLGGTSLQAARLVHDLREELGVEVRLRDLFTAPVVSDLAARLDSLGAHRAEPDTSSLVALNDGTAGSLHLVHPASGSVFCYTDLARALDGTVAVAAFQAVGVEEDVPPLTSIMDMARHYVDALRAHRPEGPYLLGGWCVGGLVALEMATLLAADGDTVARLLLVDTHLPEGRPRGFTDVELTYGFVEELAAIAGAAVPLSAAEVATLSPDELAEALRTAGLLPAGTGAAALLQRIAVYRANVRAVTDYLRVPPVPRRLPHPVTVLRAAESPSLLPAWRARIAGDVDERTVPGDHYSMLRDPALGEEIRRLTD; the protein is encoded by the coding sequence ATGACATCAGGCCAGCTGATCAAGCCGACCATCCCCCGCCGCCGGGTGGCAGGCGGCCCCGCTCCGTTGTCCTTCGCCCAGGAGGGTGTCTGGCTCGCCGATCAGCTCCGCCCCGGAGAGCCCACCTACACGATGCCGATGGCGCTGCGGCTGCGCGGGCACCTGGTGCGTTCGGCGCTCGCCGGGGCGCTCACCGACGTCGTCGCCCGGCACCCGGCGCTGCGGACCACCGTGGTGGCCCCCGAAGGGCAGCCGGTCCAGCTGGTCCACCCCACGGGTGCGCCGGTGCTGACCACGACGGACCTGTCGTCGCTGCCCGCCGCCGAGCGGTACCCGGAGGCACTGCGGCGGGCGGACCAGGAGGCGCGGCGGCCGCTCGACCCGGCCCGGGCGGTGCTGCGAACCAGGCTCTACCGGCTCGATGCCGACGACCACCTGCTGTTCCTCGCCGTGCACCACATCGTGTGGGACGGGTGGTCGATCAGTGTCTTCTACCGGGATCTGTCGGAGTTCTACCGCCGCCGCACCGTGGGAGGTGGGCCGGACCTGCCCGAGCTGCCGATCGAGTACGCGGACTACGCGACATGGCAGCGCGAGCAGCCGGGTCCGGCCTCCCTGGCCGCGGATCTGGAGTACTGGCGGGCGGAGCTGGCAGGCGGGGTGCTGCCCCTGGAGCTCCCCTCGGCGCGTCCGCCCGACCCCACCGACCGCGGTGCGGCCGTGGCCCGGCATCTCGTGCCCGCCGACACGTTGGCGTCGATGTCGGCGCTCGCGCGCGCCGAACGGGTCTCCCCGTTCATGGTGCTGACCACCGCCCTGCACGCGGTGCTCCACCGGCTCACCGGTGTGCCGTCGGTGAACACCTCGTTCGCCTCGGCCAACCGTGACCGCGCGGAGCTGGAGGACCTGATCGGGCTGTTCGTCAACCAGCTCGTGCTGCGCACCGACTGCGCGGACGACCCGACGTTCCGCGATCTCCTGCGGCAGGTCCGCACCAAGACGCTACGGGCGTTCCGGCACGCCGCCCTGCCGTACGAGTCGCTGGTCCGCGACCTCGGTCTCGGCACCGATCCGAACGCCGACCTGCTCGGCCAGGTGCGGCTGGGCTACCAGAACGCCACCGACTCCTCACTGCTGTGGCTGCCGGGGTTGGACACGGAGGTCATCGACCTGCACAGCGGGGCGAGCCGGGAGAAGCTCGACCTGGTCGCCACGGAACAGCCGGAGGGACTCGACCTGGCCGCGGTGTACGCGACCGGCCGGTTCGACGAGCTCTCCGTCACCCGCCTGCTGCACCGGCTGGCACGGACCACCGCGGCGGGCTGCGCGGAACCGGACCTGCCGCTCTCCCGGCTACCGCTGCTGGTGGAGGACGAGGCCGTCGAACTCGTGCGCGCGGGCAGTGCCGAACGGTCCGCCGAGCCGGACGACACCGTGGCCGGCACCGTCCGTGCCCAGATCGCGCGGACTCCCGGCGCGGTGGCACTCGTGGACGGCGAGCGGACCGTGACCTACGCCGAGCTCGGCGAGCGGGTGCGGGCGCTGTCCGCGGTGCTGCACGAGCACGGGGTGCGCCCGGGTGACGCGGTGGCGGTGCACCTGGAACGCTCGGTCGACTTCGTGGTCACCGCACTGGCCCTGTTCGACCGCGCGGCACACTACGTGCCCCTCGATCCGGGCCTGCCGCAGGCAAGGTCGGAGTTCATGCTCGCCGACACCGCTCCCGTGCTGGTGGTCACCGCCGACGCCGACACCGACTTCCCGGTGCCCACACTCGTGCTGGAGCCCGGCTGGCACGACCGCGTCGATCCCCCCGACGTCCCGGCTGCGGAACTCCGCCCCGGTGACTGCGCGTACGTCATGTACACGTCCGGCTCGACCGGGCGGCCGAAAGGGGCGATGGTGCCGCACAGCGGGGTGGTCAACATCGCCCGGCACCACCAGCGGCTCGTCCCGCTCGGTCCGGGCGACCGGGTACTGCACAGCGCGTCCCTCGCCTTCGACCTGTCGGTGGTGCAGCTGTACTGGCCGCTCGCGACCGGTGCCACCGTGGTGATCGCGCCGTCCGAGGCGACCGCCGACGTCCGCGCCCTCACCGCACTGGCGAGGAAGGAACAGGTGACCGTCGTCTCGATGGTGCCGTCGGTGCTCAGCACCTACCTCGCCGCCGATCCACCGCCGCTGCCCGCACTTCGCGTGGTCTTCGCCGCGGGCGAGGCGCTGGGCACGGAGCTCGTCCGCCGGACCCATCGGTACGCGCCGGTTCCGGTGATCAACTGCTACGGTCCCACCGAGGCGACCGTGATCGCCGTGATGTGGGAACTGCGGCCCGAGGACGAACTCCCGGCCACGATCCCGATCGGACGGCCGGTGACCGGCGTCCGGTGTCACGTGCTCGACGCCGAACTGCGCCCGGTGCCCCTGGGCGCGGTGGGCGAGCTGTACCTGGGCGGCGCGGGCGTGTCCGCCGGATCGGGCTACTTCCGGCGGCCGCGCCTGACCGCGGAGCGCTACGTGCCGGACCCCTTCGGCGAGCCGGGAGGACGGCTCTACCGAACCGGCGATCTCGTCCGCCTGTACGGCGACGGCACCCTGTACTACCTGGGCCGTGCGGACCGGCAGCTCAAGCTGAACGGCGTTCGCATGGAGCCGGGCGAGATCCAGGCCGTGCTGGAGGAACACCCCGACGTGGCGGACTCCTACGTGACGGTGCGTGACGAGCGGCTCGTCGCCTACGTCGTCGGTCGCGGCGGCCGGGTGCCCGCCGAAGCGGATCTGCACACCGCCGCCTCGGCGGCCCTGCCGAGGCAGATGGTGCCGTCACGGTTCGTCGTGCTCGACCGGATGCCGTTGACTCCCAACGGCAAACTCGACACCGACGCCCTGCCCGAGCCTGATTCGCGCGCCACGGCCGAGCGGGCCTTCGTGGAGCCGCGAACCCCGACCGAACGTGTGGTGGCCGCCGGGATGGCGGAGGTCCTCGGCCTGGAGCGGGTGGGGGCGACCGACGACTACTTCCTGCTGGGCGGCACCTCGTTGCAGGCGGCGCGGCTCGTGCACGACCTGCGTGAGGAACTGGGTGTGGAGGTGCGGCTGCGGGATCTGTTCACCGCGCCGGTGGTGTCCGACCTCGCGGCACGGCTGGACTCCCTGGGTGCCCACCGGGCCGAACCGGACACGAGCTCGCTGGTGGCGCTGAACGACGGCACGGCGGGCTCGCTACACCTCGTGCATCCGGCTTCGGGCAGCGTGTTCTGCTACACCGACCTCGCCAGAGCCCTCGACGGCACCGTCGCCGTCGCGGCGTTCCAGGCGGTCGGCGTCGAGGAGGACGTCCCGCCGCTCACGTCCATCATGGACATGGCCCGCCACTACGTCGACGCGCTCCGCGCGCACCGGCCGGAGGGCCCGTACCTGCTCGGCGGGTGGTGTGTGGGCGGGCTCGTCGCGCTGGAGATGGCCACGCTGCTCGCGGCGGACGGGGACACCGTGGCGCGGCTGCTGCTCGTGGACACTCACCTGCCGGAGGGCCGACCCAGGGGGTTCACCGACGTCGAACTGACCTACGGGTTCGTCGAGGAGCTGGCGGCGATCGCCGGTGCCGCCGTTCCCCTGTCCGCCGCCGAGGTCGCCACGCTGTCGCCGGACGAGCTCGCCGAAGCGCTGCGGACGGCCGGTCTGCTGCCCGCCGGCACGGGGGCGGCGGCGCTGCTGCAGCGGATCGCGGTCTATCGGGCGAACGTGCGGGCGGTGACCGACTATCTGCGCGTTCCTCCAGTGCCGCGGCGGCTCCCGCACCCCGTGACCGTGTTGCGGGCGGCGGAGTCACCCTCGCTGCTGCCCGCGTGGCGCGCCCGGATCGCCGGTGACGTCGACGAGCGGACGGTGCCCGGCGACCACTACTCGATGCTGCGGGACCCCGCACTGGGCGAGGAGATCCGGCGCCTCACCGACTGA